Proteins encoded within one genomic window of Candidatus Fusobacterium pullicola:
- a CDS encoding sodium:solute symporter family protein — protein MTTTIIILLYMAVIVAVAVISTTRKKVKEADDYLLAGRSLGPFMLAGTLAAAEIGGGSTVGVAAKAYGDWGLSAGWYVVCSGIGIFLVSFIAPYLRKAMATTIPEILERRYGTSAHLFATILSIIAGFIAGAVQIIATSTIISTITGMDLGKTIVLAGVIITIYTMLGGLVSVTATDIIHIVFITVGMAIAMPVIVKNAGGWENVKSLLPPGQLGLTKVGWKTIIGLILMYFMTFSTGQEAVQRYFAAKDMHVAKKGSFLCAIIMAVYGFIPAIIGLVALAKFPGINPNNAMATAAVNFCPPILGGVVLAAVCAATMSSASGNMIAVSTLFTNDIYKRYLKKNASGKDLVFVSKAVIVVVGAVSLAIAITNTQVIPLLVFAFTIRSAGPFASLIFGLIYKKSTVASGKLSLLFGSIAAFVWQYLGEPYGIMSVVFGSIVSTVVFFTVAIIQSSMGVPPAPSAITDEHIEKYNKEQNLNS, from the coding sequence ATGACAACAACAATAATTATTTTACTTTACATGGCTGTTATAGTTGCAGTAGCAGTTATAAGTACAACAAGAAAAAAAGTAAAAGAAGCAGACGATTATTTATTAGCTGGAAGAAGCTTAGGACCATTTATGTTAGCAGGAACACTTGCAGCAGCAGAAATTGGTGGGGGAAGTACTGTTGGAGTTGCAGCTAAGGCATATGGTGATTGGGGACTTTCTGCAGGTTGGTACGTAGTTTGCTCAGGTATAGGTATATTTTTAGTATCATTTATAGCTCCATATCTTAGAAAAGCTATGGCAACAACTATACCCGAAATATTAGAGAGACGTTATGGAACTAGTGCACATCTCTTTGCAACAATTTTATCAATAATAGCTGGATTTATTGCAGGAGCAGTACAAATAATAGCGACTTCTACAATTATTAGTACAATAACAGGAATGGATTTAGGAAAAACAATAGTATTAGCTGGTGTAATAATAACTATATATACAATGTTAGGTGGATTAGTATCCGTAACAGCAACAGATATTATTCATATTGTTTTTATAACAGTTGGAATGGCAATAGCAATGCCAGTAATAGTAAAAAATGCAGGTGGTTGGGAAAATGTAAAGTCATTATTACCTCCAGGACAATTAGGATTAACTAAAGTTGGATGGAAAACAATAATAGGATTAATTTTAATGTACTTTATGACATTCTCAACAGGGCAAGAAGCTGTACAAAGATATTTTGCAGCTAAAGATATGCATGTGGCTAAAAAGGGTTCATTTTTATGTGCAATAATAATGGCTGTATATGGATTTATACCGGCAATAATAGGACTTGTTGCATTGGCAAAATTTCCGGGTATTAACCCAAATAATGCAATGGCAACAGCTGCAGTAAATTTTTGTCCTCCTATTTTAGGAGGTGTTGTATTAGCAGCTGTGTGTGCTGCAACAATGTCAAGTGCTTCTGGAAATATGATTGCAGTATCAACACTATTTACTAATGATATCTATAAAAGATATTTAAAGAAAAATGCTTCTGGAAAAGATTTAGTTTTTGTTTCAAAAGCTGTAATAGTTGTAGTAGGAGCCGTTTCATTAGCAATAGCTATAACAAATACTCAAGTAATTCCTTTGTTAGTGTTTGCATTTACAATTCGTTCTGCAGGGCCGTTTGCATCATTAATTTTTGGCTTGATATATAAAAAGTCTACTGTAGCTTCAGGAAAATTATCTTTGTTATTTGGAAGTATAGCTGCTTTTGTATGGCAGTATTTAGGAGAGCCATATGGAATAATGTCTGTAGTTTTTGGTTCAATTGTGAGTACTGTAGTTTTTTTTACGGTAGCAATAATTCAATCAAGTATGGGTGTACCGCCAGCACCATCTGCAATAACAGATGAACATATTGAGAAATATAATAAGGAACAAAATTTAAATAGTTAA